One part of the Lycium ferocissimum isolate CSIRO_LF1 chromosome 8, AGI_CSIRO_Lferr_CH_V1, whole genome shotgun sequence genome encodes these proteins:
- the LOC132067518 gene encoding zinc-finger homeodomain protein 10-like gives MDLTCSSNPTPTPTKTPDSEIDTPPLIKPLSFSNITFNNHHHHNQQVIYKECLKNHAASIGGHAVDGCGEFMASPDSTPSDPISLKCAACGCHRNFHRREPFDNSHFLDLRHHILAPIRRFSPSPSPSDEMDLEPNSIAKIRSKGDIKETIHFLNGRCGTFDTLQQQPVTPSRGVKGENLSGRKRFRTKFTTEQKEKMHLFSEKLGWKLQKCDEAAVDEFCNEIGVGKGVLRVWMHNNKNTFGKKDLQVSNDSKNDSLENNNGFNINGTSSNEDNHQNNNDNSTSNCGLHLHISTNGSSSSS, from the coding sequence ATGGACTTAACCTGTAGCAGCAaccccacccctacccccacAAAAACCCCAGATTCAGAAATTGATACCCCACCTTTGATTAAGCCTTTATCATTCAGTAACATAACATTCAACAACCACCACCATCACAACCAACAGGTAATATACAAAGAATGTTTGAAAAACCATGCAGCAAGTATAGGTGGACATGCTGTTGATGGTTGTGGTGAATTTATGGCTTCACCTGATTCCACACCATCAGATCCCATTTCACTTAAATGTGCTGCTTGTGGCTGCCACCGCAATTTCCACCGCCGCGAACCGTTCGATAATTCACATTTTCTTGATTTACGCCACCATATTTTGGCCCCAATTAGGCGGTTTTCGCCATCTCCGTCACCATCTGATGAAATGGATCTTGAACCTAACTCAATTGCGAAAATTAGGTCAAAAGGTGATATTAAAGAGACTATTCATTTCTTGAATGGTCGATGTGGGACATTTGACACGTTGCAACAACAACCTGTTACACCTAGTAGAGGTGTAAAAGGAGAGAATCTAAGTGGGAGAAAGAGATTTAGGACTAAATTTACTACAGAACAGAAAGAGAAGATGCATTTGTTTTCAGAGAAATTAGGGTGGAAATTGCAGAAGTGTGATGAAGCTGCAGTGGATGAGTTTTGTAATGAAATTGGAGTTGGTAAAGGTGTTCTTAGAGTTTGGATGCACAATAATAAGAACACTTTTGGGAAAAAAGATTTACAAGTTTCCAATGACAGCAAAAATGATAGTTTGGAGAATAATAATGGGTTCAATATCAATGGGACAAGCAGCAATGAGGATAATCATCaaaacaacaatgataatagTACTAGTAATTGTGGACTTCATCTTCATATTTCCACTAATgggtcttcttcttcatcctaA